The genomic stretch TCCCGGGATTTTTAGAATATTTTTCAACCTATTTTGATGCGCCTGTAGAAGTGGATGATCCTTTTTCTAGAATCCAGATGGATGACCGGTTTCCACAAGATTTAAGAACCATGGGTCCCCGTTTTGCGACCAGTATTGGGCTGGCGTTGAGGAAAGGGTAACGTGAAACAATCGATCAACTTGGTTCTCCGATATACCCCCGGTGGGGAGTACAGGACGTTCCAGGTATTTGTTTTACCGGTTGTGGCGTTCATTTTATTGTTCATTTTGATTTTGGGATCAACCTCCAAAGCCCAAAAAGTGACCTCTTTGCGAAAACAGGTGGAAAGTCTAAGCCAACAGCGTGAGGAGATTAACCGAAGCATCTCCAAACTAGCGGAGTTTTTCCCCATTCAAAATCAACCATCGAGTGGCCTAAACCATGGGTCTTTTTTGGGAAATCCTGTGGAATGGTCACACATTCTAGGGGAGCTGGGCAAACGGCTTCCCAGCCAGGTGTGGCTGCTGCAGGTGGAAAGTTATACCATTGAGAAAAAGAGTTCGGGGGGTAAAGAGTTTCGTATTACGGGAATGGCCAACGGGCACGGGGATGTGGAGAGATTTATTTTTTCGCTTGAAGAACCCCAGCTGTGGAAGGATATCCGGTTGGTCTATGCCCAAAAGGTGGAGGTTCCGCCTCACGTGGAATTTCAGTTAACGGCCCGGTTAAAGTAGAGGGAGTTGAATGAAGGGGTTTTTGGAAAAAATCAATTTTTCCCGATATTCAATGCGAGAACGTTTATTAATGCTGGGAAGTTATCTCCTGGCTGTTTTGGTTTTATTTAACCTGGTTTTTTACCCCAAACAAAAAGAAGCGGGGCGATTGGAAGAGCGTGTTAAAACACTCCAATCGGATATTCAAACACTTTCAAAGACGCTTCAGGAATATCAGCAAAAGGCGATGACGCTTTCCAAGAACCCGGCCAGTTCCGGAACCCAAGAACCCTCAAAAATAGTTTCCGAAGGAGACCGTATATCCACCGTGTTGCGGAAGGTAACTGCCATGGCCATTCAGGAAGATGTGGAATTAGAGATTGTTCGCCCTGAGGTGGTGGAGGAAAAGGAGGAATTTTTACATTTGGTGGTTCAAATCGAAACCAAATCCAGGTTTTTAAATCTTCTTCAATATCTTGAAAAGTTAGAAGGGCTTTCAGAGCCCTTCACCATTTCGGATATTAAAATGCAAACCAATGTAGAAATAAGCCCTTTTCTTAGGTCCAAAATTGTTGCAAAGGTTTTGGTCTGGAGAGGAACTTGAAAAAAACGGTAATCTTTTTTCTCTTTTTTTTGGCATTGGGCTTCCAATCTGGTTTTTGTGAAGGTGATGGCCGCGTATCCCCTCGCTTGGATCAAGGGTTATCCGATATTAATGTAGAAGGTCTCATTCAGGAGGAAGCGAAGCTTATCTTTCCCCCTCCACTGAAAGAAAAAGATTCAGAAGTGGGCAAGAAAGACCCATTTTGGTTGCCCGGACGTAAAAACCCGGAGGAATTGGCCCCCCGTTTTGGAGAATGGCAGCTGACTGCCATTATTTTAAAAAATAACCGGGGTTTGGCCATTATTAATGGAACCATTCTTCGTGAAGGAGATTCAATTGAAGGGGTCCGGGTCCAGAAAATCTTGAAAGACCGTGTTTTTTTATCCCAAGGTGGAGCAAAGGTCGAGGTGAAAATCAGTCCTTTTGGGGAAGAATGAAAGGTTTGCCATGGAGGCATCGTTGCAATGTATAAGATAGAAATTAAAGCATGTGTGGTTGTTTTTGTGTTGGTGGGGTTTTTACTGCTGGGGTTAGGTGTGGTTTTGGTTCGGGCTGAACTTCCCAATGAAAAGAAAATCCAGGTGAAGCGTGAAACCCATGGAAACGGGTCGCCCCTTTTCTCAATGGAATTTAGGGAAGCGGATTTAAAGGATATTTTAAGGGCGCTAGGTCAACAGAATCGGCTTAACATCATCATGAGCGATGATGTGAAGGGTAAAGTGACCTTAAGTTTTCAAAAGGTGGGGTTGTTTGATGCTTTGGAGTCCATTCTCAAAATCCATAACCTCACCTACTTTCGGGAAAAAAATATTATTCGGGTGGTTCGGTCTCCTTTTTCCGAAGGGGAAGGGGATTTGATGACGGAAACCATTGGGGTCAAATATGGTAATGCCAGTGAATCATCCAAATCCTTAAAAACGCTTTTAAGCAAGAATGGAAGCGTTTCCTTTGATGAAAGAACCAACACTTTAATTGTTCGCGATGTTCCGGAGAATGTCCGACGAATCGTCGATTTGGTAAAAGAACTTGACACCATTACTCCCCAGGTGTTAATAGAAGCAAAAATTGTAGAAGCAGTGACCAGCTTTAGCCAGGAATTGGGGGTTCAATGGGGTGGAAATTTTTCAACCAGCGGCGGATCGGGAACCTCCACCATTCATGGGGGTTCCATCAAAGGTTCTCCCCTGGACCCAATTGCGGGTTCCCTGACGGGTGATTTTGGGGCCACGGGGGCTCCCTTTGCCGTAAATCTTCCTGCCGCCGTGGGAAGTGGGGCAGGAGGTGCTCTGGGTTTCTCTTTTGCCAATTTTTCAAATACCCGTCTTCTGGACATTCAGCTTTCGGCGTTAGAGGACAGCGGAAAAGGAAGAATCATTTCCAATCCAAAAATTTTAACCCTCAATAATAAAGAAGCGAGAATTTCTGAGGGTACTGAGATTTTAATCCCCACGGCCACCATTGTGACCACTGCAGGGACAACGGGGGGAGGGAGCCAAACGGGTGGGGAAACCTCGGCGAGCGGAGTCACCACCATCAATGCGAAACTGGAACTCATTGTTACCCCCCATGTAACACCCGATGGAAAAATTATTCTTCATGTCAAAACCGATAAAAAGGATCCCGACTTTAGTCAAGAGGTGGAAGGCATCCCGCCCTTAACGACCCGAACCGCTGAAACGGACCTTCTGGTAAACGATGGAGAAACCGTGGTCATTGGGGGGATTTATATTAAAAGGGAATCCAAATCGGAAGATGGGGTTCCCTGGCTTTCAAAAATTCCGGTTTTGGGTTGGTTGTTTAAAAAAAGGGTAACGGTTGAAGACCAAGCGGAGTTACTTATTTTTATAACCACCAAGATCTATGAAAGTTGATGTTTGAGAAGCAGATCTTTTTCCCAAAAGGGTTGAATTTCAAAATGAATATAAAAAAAAACAAAATTCTGATCCCATCTTTTCAAAAGAAAGTTGAAGTAAAGAGGAAGTCGTGTCGCGAGAAATAGTTGTTTTCATCACCTGCCCTCATCAAAAGGAGGGGCAACGGATCGGTAAGATCCTGGTTTCCGAAAAGTTAGCCGCTTGTGTCAATATTATTCCCGGTTTGGTTTCTATTTTTAATTGGGAAGGAAAACTCAACCAGGAAAAAGAGATCTTGTTGATCGTGAAAACCAGATCCTCCTGTTTTCAAAAATTGGAAAAACGGGTGCGCCAAATTCATTCTTATTCTGTACCTGAAGTGATTGGCTTACCGATTGTGAAAGGCTCAAAAGCCTATATAAACTGGTTGGTGGCCATGACCCAGGGTAAAAAAGCCGTGAGAAAAAAGTCCAAAGAAACAAAAATAGACTAGAATTTCCATACCGAGACTAAAACGATAAATGTCAAAATTTGGCCAAATTTGGGTAGGCCTATACAGTGTTTTTCTTTTTGACAGCTTTTGTCATCTAAATTTCGTATAATTTTCAAATAGTTAGAATAAACCCAAGAGAAAGAATTTGGCATTTTTTTTGCACAAATATCTGTTTTGAGGATTTCAGATTACCGACCCAATTAGGTTTTTACTCTTTTTTCCGATATTATATAGATATATGAGGGTAAACCATTGTCCTTTCAACTTTTTTGGTTTTGGAATTTGCCTTGACACCCAAGGAAAACTTGTGATAACGTGCCACTGTTTTTTTTTTTGTAAAAGGAGAAGGAGATGATGCCTAAGGAGAGGGGCCCAAAATCATTTACGGTGATGATTCTTCCGAATCCCACCTCAAAAACCTATCGATTTAGTATTACCAAAAAACAGATCAAAACAAGCATCATAGGTGCTACGCTTTTCTCATTGGTTTTTTTCTTTTTAGTTTTTCACTTTATGTATAAAACCAGTGATTTGAAAAATCTTCAAACCCTTCGAAAAGAAAACCGTGTTCAAAAGGTTGAGATTCAAACTCTTTCCACCCGCATCACGGATTTAAACAAGAAGATGTCTCAGCTGAAGGAATTAGACACGAAAATCCGGATCATAGCCGATATTAATCCGCCCAAAGATGGGAATCCGATGCTAGCGCAAGGTGGAGGGGCAGAGGATGAAATGGAATTTCTCTCTCCCACTTTGGTCTCTTTTCCCCAAGGGGACTCCCTGAAAAAAATGGACCGCCACCTGGCGAGGCTTGAGGAAGAAGCTCTTGCTCAAGAAGTCAGTTTTGTAGAGTTGGAGGCGGCCATGAAGGATAAAAGGAAGTTATGGAGTTCTACGCCTTCCATAAAACCTGTTCGTGGTTGGATCACCTCGGGATTTGGAAAAAGAATTTCCCCATTCACTGGAAATTTCTCCATGCACCGGGGCATTGACATTGCAGCCCGCCATGGGACCGAAATTGTTGCCCCCGCCAATGGTATGGTGAGTTACGTGGGGTTTGACAGCGGTCTTGGGAAAGTAATAAAAGTCAATCATGGGTTTGGAATGAAGACGGTATTTGGGCATATGTCAAAAACAGAGGTGAAGATAGGCCAGAAAGTAAAGCGAGGGGAAGTCATCGGATATATTGGAAATACGGGAAGGAGTACGGGACCGCATTTGCATTATTCGATATACGTCAACAATGTTCCGGTGAATCCCAA from Nitrospiria bacterium encodes the following:
- a CDS encoding PilN domain-containing protein yields the protein MKQSINLVLRYTPGGEYRTFQVFVLPVVAFILLFILILGSTSKAQKVTSLRKQVESLSQQREEINRSISKLAEFFPIQNQPSSGLNHGSFLGNPVEWSHILGELGKRLPSQVWLLQVESYTIEKKSSGGKEFRITGMANGHGDVERFIFSLEEPQLWKDIRLVYAQKVEVPPHVEFQLTARLK
- the pilQ gene encoding type IV pilus secretin PilQ — protein: MYKIEIKACVVVFVLVGFLLLGLGVVLVRAELPNEKKIQVKRETHGNGSPLFSMEFREADLKDILRALGQQNRLNIIMSDDVKGKVTLSFQKVGLFDALESILKIHNLTYFREKNIIRVVRSPFSEGEGDLMTETIGVKYGNASESSKSLKTLLSKNGSVSFDERTNTLIVRDVPENVRRIVDLVKELDTITPQVLIEAKIVEAVTSFSQELGVQWGGNFSTSGGSGTSTIHGGSIKGSPLDPIAGSLTGDFGATGAPFAVNLPAAVGSGAGGALGFSFANFSNTRLLDIQLSALEDSGKGRIISNPKILTLNNKEARISEGTEILIPTATIVTTAGTTGGGSQTGGETSASGVTTINAKLELIVTPHVTPDGKIILHVKTDKKDPDFSQEVEGIPPLTTRTAETDLLVNDGETVVIGGIYIKRESKSEDGVPWLSKIPVLGWLFKKRVTVEDQAELLIFITTKIYES
- a CDS encoding peptidoglycan DD-metalloendopeptidase family protein, whose product is MMPKERGPKSFTVMILPNPTSKTYRFSITKKQIKTSIIGATLFSLVFFFLVFHFMYKTSDLKNLQTLRKENRVQKVEIQTLSTRITDLNKKMSQLKELDTKIRIIADINPPKDGNPMLAQGGGAEDEMEFLSPTLVSFPQGDSLKKMDRHLARLEEEALAQEVSFVELEAAMKDKRKLWSSTPSIKPVRGWITSGFGKRISPFTGNFSMHRGIDIAARHGTEIVAPANGMVSYVGFDSGLGKVIKVNHGFGMKTVFGHMSKTEVKIGQKVKRGEVIGYIGNTGRSTGPHLHYSIYVNNVPVNPKRYILN
- the cutA gene encoding divalent-cation tolerance protein CutA, which encodes MSREIVVFITCPHQKEGQRIGKILVSEKLAACVNIIPGLVSIFNWEGKLNQEKEILLIVKTRSSCFQKLEKRVRQIHSYSVPEVIGLPIVKGSKAYINWLVAMTQGKKAVRKKSKETKID